A genomic segment from Sulfitobacter mediterraneus encodes:
- a CDS encoding aldehyde dehydrogenase (NADP(+)) has product MIEPTGQHLIDGDWVSSDAKFTSKPLTGHGVEVSEGTAAEVDRAAMAAEACFASVNAMPVERHAALLRRIAAHIDAQAGAITAYGMAETGLPSGRLVGERGRTVGQLRMFADYIESRDHLDQRHDPAQPDRSPMPAPDLRLVQRPVGPVAVFGASNFPLAFSTAGGDTASALAAGCPVIVKGHPAHPATGEIVARAIGAAVAAEGYPAAMFQMIQGSTHDLGRAMVEHPLISAVGFTGSLGAGRALFDLCARRPVPIPFFGELGSINPVFVLPYALAARGTDIAKAWAASLTMGVGQFCTNPGLIVLPEGPQGDAFLADAVAALQEVAPQPMLTSGIADDFSLKTQKIAQMSRLAFQGQTKNRQVTPFVSSVAASEYRANPALRHEVFGPFGLIVRSPDPETTLSLADELEGQLTCTLHVDEEDAPQARKLLAILERKAGRILANGFPTGVEVASAMVHGGPYPASTNFGHTSVGPMAIRRWMRPVCYQDMPDYLVI; this is encoded by the coding sequence GTGATTGAACCAACAGGCCAACACCTGATCGATGGAGATTGGGTCAGTTCTGACGCCAAATTCACAAGCAAACCACTGACCGGGCACGGTGTTGAGGTCAGCGAAGGTACCGCCGCAGAGGTAGACCGGGCAGCGATGGCCGCAGAGGCCTGTTTTGCCAGCGTGAACGCGATGCCGGTAGAGCGCCACGCCGCTTTGTTGCGCAGGATTGCGGCGCATATCGACGCCCAGGCTGGCGCAATAACAGCCTATGGAATGGCAGAAACTGGCCTTCCCAGCGGGCGTTTGGTGGGGGAACGTGGCAGAACTGTCGGGCAGCTGCGCATGTTTGCCGATTACATTGAAAGCAGAGATCATCTGGATCAACGCCATGATCCCGCACAGCCGGATCGAAGCCCCATGCCCGCCCCTGATCTGCGCTTGGTGCAGCGTCCCGTTGGTCCGGTCGCTGTGTTTGGCGCCTCCAATTTCCCACTGGCATTCTCAACCGCCGGCGGCGACACGGCATCAGCATTGGCCGCCGGATGCCCGGTCATTGTGAAAGGTCATCCAGCCCACCCAGCCACGGGTGAAATCGTTGCACGCGCCATTGGGGCCGCCGTCGCCGCCGAAGGTTATCCCGCAGCGATGTTTCAAATGATCCAGGGCAGCACCCATGATCTGGGCCGCGCAATGGTTGAGCATCCTCTGATAAGCGCCGTGGGCTTTACCGGCTCGCTAGGGGCCGGGCGGGCACTGTTCGACCTTTGTGCAAGAAGGCCGGTTCCAATCCCATTTTTCGGAGAGCTTGGATCCATCAACCCGGTTTTTGTTTTGCCGTACGCCTTGGCAGCACGAGGCACCGACATTGCCAAGGCCTGGGCGGCTTCACTGACCATGGGCGTGGGGCAATTTTGCACCAATCCCGGCTTGATCGTATTGCCCGAAGGGCCACAGGGCGATGCATTTCTTGCTGATGCAGTGGCGGCTCTCCAAGAGGTCGCGCCCCAGCCGATGCTGACATCTGGAATTGCCGATGACTTCTCCCTTAAGACACAAAAAATCGCGCAGATGAGCAGATTGGCGTTTCAAGGTCAAACCAAAAACCGTCAGGTGACGCCATTCGTCAGTTCCGTAGCTGCGTCGGAATATCGTGCCAACCCAGCGCTGCGCCATGAGGTGTTTGGACCCTTCGGATTGATCGTGCGTTCACCTGATCCGGAAACGACGCTGTCATTGGCCGATGAGCTGGAGGGTCAATTGACCTGCACCTTGCACGTGGATGAAGAAGACGCCCCACAGGCCCGCAAACTGCTTGCCATCCTGGAGCGAAAAGCGGGCAGAATTCTCGCCAACGGATTTCCGACCGGAGTAGAAGTAGCATCCGCGATGGTGCATGGCGGGCCATATCCAGCCTCAACGAATTTTGGGCATACGTCAGTTGGCCCCATGGCCATCCGCCGTTGGATGCGACCCGTCTGCTATCAGGACATGCCCGACTATCTTGTGATATGA
- a CDS encoding thiamine pyrophosphate-binding protein → MTDAPSPLHGGALLTQCLVAQGVERVFCIPGESFLAALDGLYDADIDVVVARQEGGAAMMAEATGKLTGKPGIAFVTRGPGATNASAGVHIAFQDSTPMILFVGQVASDQRDREAFQEVDYRAMFGPLAKWVAEIDRADRIPEYISHAFHIAQSGRPGPVVLALPEDMLSGVAEGVPVPAATLPSGKAADTDLRGVVEKLATAKRPLIIAGGASWDAEAAEALGTFAKQMGLPVGASFRCQDFLDNRHPNYVGDVGIGINPDLAKRVQEADLILALGARLGEMTTSGYTLLTPPVSHQELIHIHADPSEIGRVYYPTLAVVAQPGPVIKQLRDMSISREGGAWLTDARAAYEQWQEPQETPGALKMEQVISHLNTALSDDAILTNGAGNYSAWLHRYYRYRGWRTQLAPTSGSMGYGLPAAIAAKLHHPERDVICLAGDGCFQMVSQEFGTACEQGAAVITLVSDNGMYGTIRMHQQRHYPGRPSGTMMKNPDFAALAKAYGGFGATVTTTEAFGPALTAARESGLPAILHLKLDPAALSPKMRLEGH, encoded by the coding sequence ATGACCGACGCTCCTTCCCCGCTGCACGGCGGCGCCCTTTTGACGCAATGCCTGGTGGCACAGGGGGTCGAGCGGGTGTTCTGCATTCCGGGCGAAAGCTTCTTGGCGGCGCTTGACGGGCTTTATGATGCCGATATCGATGTGGTCGTCGCCCGTCAGGAAGGCGGGGCCGCGATGATGGCCGAAGCGACCGGGAAACTCACCGGAAAGCCCGGTATTGCCTTTGTCACCCGTGGTCCGGGCGCAACAAATGCAAGTGCCGGTGTCCACATCGCCTTCCAGGACAGCACACCGATGATTCTATTTGTGGGGCAGGTCGCAAGTGACCAACGCGACCGCGAGGCGTTTCAGGAGGTGGACTATCGCGCGATGTTTGGTCCGCTGGCGAAATGGGTCGCCGAGATCGACCGCGCCGACCGCATCCCGGAATACATCAGCCACGCGTTTCATATCGCGCAATCCGGCAGGCCCGGCCCTGTGGTTCTCGCGCTTCCGGAGGATATGTTGTCTGGCGTTGCAGAAGGCGTACCGGTTCCGGCAGCAACATTGCCATCGGGCAAGGCCGCGGACACCGATCTAAGGGGTGTTGTGGAAAAATTGGCTACGGCCAAGCGACCGTTGATCATTGCAGGCGGGGCCAGTTGGGATGCGGAGGCAGCAGAGGCGCTTGGCACATTTGCAAAGCAGATGGGTTTGCCTGTCGGCGCATCCTTCAGGTGTCAGGATTTTCTCGACAACCGGCATCCAAACTATGTCGGCGATGTTGGGATCGGGATCAATCCGGACCTCGCGAAACGGGTGCAAGAGGCAGATTTGATTCTGGCCCTTGGTGCGCGGTTGGGTGAGATGACGACCTCTGGATATACGCTCTTGACCCCGCCTGTTTCACATCAGGAACTGATCCATATTCATGCAGACCCATCGGAAATCGGCCGAGTATATTACCCCACTTTGGCCGTCGTGGCCCAGCCGGGACCGGTTATCAAACAGCTCCGGGATATGTCCATTTCCCGCGAAGGTGGGGCATGGTTGACGGATGCGCGCGCGGCCTATGAGCAATGGCAAGAACCGCAAGAGACACCCGGCGCGCTTAAGATGGAGCAGGTGATTTCGCACCTGAACACGGCACTTTCCGACGATGCTATTCTGACCAATGGTGCGGGCAACTACTCTGCGTGGTTGCACCGGTATTACCGCTATCGTGGTTGGCGGACCCAGCTGGCGCCGACATCAGGCTCAATGGGCTATGGTTTGCCTGCGGCCATCGCGGCCAAGTTGCACCATCCAGAACGCGATGTGATTTGCCTTGCCGGTGACGGGTGTTTCCAAATGGTCAGCCAGGAATTTGGGACCGCATGCGAGCAGGGCGCGGCTGTGATCACCCTGGTTTCTGACAACGGTATGTATGGCACAATCCGGATGCATCAACAGCGCCATTATCCGGGGCGCCCGTCCGGAACAATGATGAAAAATCCCGATTTCGCAGCGCTGGCAAAAGCCTATGGCGGTTTCGGTGCGACCGTAACCACCACCGAGGCCTTTGGCCCCGCGCTGACTGCGGCCCGTGAAAGCGGCCTGCCTGCTATCCTTCATCTGAAACTCGACCCTGCCGCGCTGTCGCCAAAGATGCGCCTTGAGGGACATTAA
- a CDS encoding FadR/GntR family transcriptional regulator: MSDSANLFDRIDRPRRLPDEVAVSIIGAIEGGQLMPGDRLPTESELSKRFGVARTVVREAISLLRYDGIVDSRRGVGAFVTDASQRAAFRISPACFEKRKQIVQLLQLRTGVQAGASALAASTRTSDQLAQIEAAFKRMVVADERGPSDALEERVDSELLLYRYITEASNNPYYAEVVAMIEANIQNNLRSAFLKNAAASEFGPEIIAEHSAVLDALRAGNTEAARTATRTRFERAADRLAARADFA; the protein is encoded by the coding sequence ATGTCAGACAGTGCGAATCTTTTTGATCGGATCGATCGCCCGCGCCGTTTGCCGGACGAAGTCGCGGTTTCCATCATTGGTGCGATCGAGGGTGGGCAGTTGATGCCGGGCGATCGCTTGCCAACAGAATCGGAGCTGTCAAAGCGCTTTGGCGTGGCCCGAACCGTTGTGCGAGAGGCCATATCTCTGCTGCGTTATGATGGTATCGTGGATTCTCGGCGGGGCGTGGGTGCATTTGTCACGGACGCGTCGCAACGGGCCGCCTTTCGAATCAGCCCCGCCTGTTTTGAAAAGCGAAAGCAGATTGTTCAGCTCTTGCAGTTGCGCACAGGCGTTCAGGCAGGGGCCTCGGCATTGGCGGCAAGCACGCGCACATCCGATCAACTGGCGCAGATCGAAGCTGCCTTCAAGCGCATGGTTGTCGCAGACGAACGTGGCCCTTCTGATGCGCTCGAAGAGCGGGTCGATAGCGAACTGCTGCTTTATCGCTACATCACCGAGGCGTCGAACAATCCCTATTATGCCGAGGTCGTCGCGATGATCGAAGCAAACATCCAGAATAATCTGCGCTCAGCGTTCCTGAAAAACGCTGCGGCCTCGGAATTTGGGCCGGAGATTATTGCCGAACACAGCGCTGTGCTTGACGCTCTGCGTGCCGGAAACACGGAGGCCGCGCGCACGGCAACCCGCACCCGTTTTGAACGTGCTGCCGATCGATTGGCCGCGCGGGCCGATTTTGCTTGA
- a CDS encoding NAD(P)-dependent oxidoreductase: MRIGLIGLGGMGRGLAKNMAAKGVDITVSDLDQARVDHAVGLGAKEGSTAAQMASDCNVLMICVTTAEAVQGIALGPDGALSHMSPGDVLVDHTTVSAEHVDLMRAQCDAVGVRYAEAPMTRTPAHADRGEVNILFGGDEDLIEHLRPVFETYAENIFHVGPAGHAIRLKLIHNYIAFANVATFCEGFALAAKEGLDMSKVIGIISAAGGKSGMMDLYGELTLLRDFTPHMSLSNAQKDVRYYAEWLEQAGLPGFMAQSVHQTYALASIMGHGDEGCTAVIKAYEDLTGVEAKLPEAQ, from the coding sequence ATGAGAATCGGGTTGATTGGCCTTGGCGGCATGGGGCGTGGACTGGCCAAGAACATGGCGGCAAAAGGTGTCGACATAACAGTTTCGGATCTGGATCAAGCGCGCGTTGATCACGCCGTAGGTCTGGGGGCGAAGGAAGGAAGCACAGCCGCGCAGATGGCTTCTGACTGCAATGTATTGATGATCTGCGTCACCACAGCCGAGGCAGTGCAAGGCATAGCTTTGGGCCCGGATGGCGCACTGTCACACATGTCCCCTGGCGACGTTCTGGTAGATCACACAACCGTATCTGCCGAACACGTAGACCTCATGCGTGCACAATGCGACGCCGTCGGTGTCCGCTACGCCGAAGCGCCGATGACGCGCACCCCGGCACACGCCGACCGCGGAGAGGTCAACATCCTGTTTGGTGGTGACGAAGACCTGATCGAACATCTTCGCCCGGTATTTGAAACCTATGCCGAAAACATTTTTCATGTCGGGCCCGCCGGTCATGCGATCCGCCTCAAGTTGATCCACAATTACATCGCCTTCGCCAATGTCGCGACCTTCTGCGAAGGCTTCGCGCTGGCGGCAAAAGAAGGTCTCGATATGAGCAAGGTCATCGGGATTATCTCCGCTGCTGGCGGGAAATCGGGGATGATGGACCTTTATGGCGAATTGACCCTGCTCCGGGACTTTACCCCGCATATGTCCCTGTCCAACGCCCAAAAGGACGTTCGCTATTACGCTGAATGGCTGGAACAAGCAGGCCTGCCCGGCTTTATGGCGCAGTCCGTTCATCAAACCTACGCGCTGGCCTCGATCATGGGGCATGGCGACGAAGGCTGCACAGCCGTCATCAAGGCATACGAAGATCTAACCGGGGTCGAGGCGAAACTGCCCGAGGCACAATAG
- a CDS encoding TRAP transporter substrate-binding protein — MLKKLLITGAITALMSGTAFAQDVTLRLAHFAAEAHPGHIAAQAFAKAVSERTDGAVAVELFPANQLGSPPEQLEQTVLGAIEMNLPTQGALDKYEKAFGTVMTPFAFSSYEEAHAILDGPFMDWAAPKLEKQGLVMLSNWEYGFRNITNSVRPINSPSDVAGLKLRTPSELQIVAAMEGLGAATTQIAFPELPNALNQGVVDGQENPIGVIYHFKLNDFQTNLAVTRHVYNSMVHVINKDVFDALTPAQQTILREESKRAGDMMRAAVIAQEEDEIAALEAAGMAVTRPDLAPFAALMGPARARVAKFSGKENMDTFLSFLK; from the coding sequence ATGCTCAAGAAACTACTCATCACCGGCGCGATAACGGCGCTTATGTCCGGAACGGCGTTCGCACAGGATGTCACGCTGCGGCTCGCACATTTCGCGGCCGAGGCGCATCCGGGTCACATCGCCGCGCAGGCCTTTGCCAAAGCGGTTTCTGAGCGCACGGATGGCGCCGTCGCGGTGGAACTCTTCCCGGCCAACCAGCTTGGCAGCCCGCCAGAGCAGCTTGAGCAAACTGTTCTCGGTGCCATCGAAATGAACCTGCCTACGCAGGGTGCGCTCGACAAATACGAAAAGGCATTTGGCACGGTGATGACGCCATTCGCTTTCTCCAGCTATGAAGAAGCGCATGCGATCCTCGATGGCCCGTTCATGGACTGGGCCGCGCCCAAGCTCGAAAAGCAGGGCCTCGTTATGCTGTCGAACTGGGAATACGGATTTCGCAACATCACCAACTCCGTTCGCCCGATCAATTCACCCAGCGATGTTGCAGGTTTGAAACTGCGCACCCCGTCAGAGTTGCAAATTGTAGCGGCCATGGAAGGGCTAGGCGCGGCGACAACGCAAATTGCCTTCCCCGAACTTCCCAATGCATTGAATCAGGGTGTTGTTGACGGGCAGGAAAACCCGATTGGCGTCATCTATCACTTCAAGCTGAATGATTTCCAAACCAATCTTGCCGTCACGCGCCACGTCTACAATTCCATGGTGCATGTCATCAACAAGGACGTCTTTGACGCGCTCACCCCAGCGCAGCAGACCATTCTGCGTGAAGAAAGCAAACGCGCGGGCGACATGATGCGCGCCGCTGTGATCGCTCAAGAAGAAGACGAGATCGCGGCGCTTGAAGCGGCTGGCATGGCCGTGACACGTCCGGATCTCGCCCCCTTTGCAGCCCTCATGGGCCCAGCGCGGGCGCGGGTTGCCAAGTTCTCCGGCAAGGAGAACATGGACACCTTCCTCAGCTTCCTGAAGTAA
- a CDS encoding TRAP transporter large permease encodes MTTFIILGVLVLLIAIGVPIAVSLGLTAVGFYALQGDFRILAMLPQRMFSATTGFTLLAIPFFILAGTLMNTGGITERIFRFANACVGHVRGGLGQVNVLASLFFSGMSGAAVADAAGLGQVELKAMADKGYDPDFSAAITAASSTIGPVFPPSIPFVLYSSITGVSVAQLFLAGVVPGVLMALALMGAVWLVALRHKMPRADHIDWSEIWESFKGAALSLLTPVIIIAGIFGGLFTPTEAGVAASAYAMFLSMIVYREITPRDLPGIFWSTLQHTIRVMFVIAAAGFFGWLLVHQRVPDALVSSMVGFSENPAVILVIVVAILLVLGMFLEGIAVIVLTVPLFLPVMQQIGVDPVQFGVIMIMCSMLGLLTPPVGMVLFAVASVAQMPVGRLSRALVPYLIGLALVLVLVVAVPGVSTWLPNLVMGP; translated from the coding sequence ATGACGACGTTTATCATTCTGGGTGTGCTGGTGCTGTTGATCGCCATTGGTGTGCCGATTGCGGTTTCGCTAGGCCTGACGGCGGTTGGCTTTTACGCATTGCAAGGCGACTTTCGCATTCTCGCAATGCTGCCGCAGCGCATGTTCTCCGCAACAACCGGCTTCACTCTTCTGGCGATCCCGTTTTTCATTCTGGCGGGCACGCTGATGAATACAGGCGGCATCACCGAACGCATCTTTCGCTTTGCCAATGCCTGTGTGGGTCATGTGCGCGGCGGGTTGGGTCAGGTCAACGTCCTGGCATCGCTCTTTTTCTCCGGCATGTCCGGGGCTGCAGTGGCGGATGCTGCCGGTTTGGGACAGGTTGAACTCAAGGCGATGGCCGACAAGGGCTATGATCCCGACTTCAGCGCGGCGATCACCGCGGCCTCTTCAACCATTGGGCCGGTGTTTCCCCCCTCGATCCCATTTGTCCTTTATTCCTCTATCACCGGCGTGTCAGTCGCACAGTTGTTCCTTGCCGGCGTGGTCCCGGGCGTTCTGATGGCGCTGGCCCTGATGGGGGCGGTCTGGCTGGTGGCATTGCGCCACAAGATGCCGCGAGCCGATCACATTGACTGGTCCGAGATCTGGGAAAGTTTCAAGGGCGCTGCCCTCTCCCTCTTGACCCCGGTCATCATCATCGCGGGTATTTTTGGTGGGCTCTTCACACCCACCGAGGCCGGCGTTGCCGCCAGCGCCTATGCAATGTTCCTGTCCATGATCGTCTACCGCGAGATTACCCCGCGCGACCTGCCCGGCATTTTCTGGAGCACTCTGCAACACACCATTCGCGTGATGTTTGTCATCGCCGCAGCAGGTTTCTTTGGCTGGCTTCTGGTCCACCAGCGCGTGCCGGATGCGCTTGTTTCCTCGATGGTTGGGTTTTCTGAAAATCCCGCCGTGATTCTGGTTATCGTCGTCGCGATCCTGCTGGTGTTGGGCATGTTCCTAGAGGGGATTGCCGTTATCGTGTTGACCGTGCCGTTGTTCCTGCCGGTGATGCAGCAGATTGGTGTCGATCCGGTTCAGTTTGGTGTGATCATGATCATGTGCTCAATGCTGGGCCTGCTCACTCCGCCAGTTGGAATGGTGCTTTTTGCCGTTGCTTCGGTGGCGCAGATGCCAGTCGGGCGTCTGTCCCGCGCCCTTGTGCCCTATCTCATCGGTCTTGCACTGGTTCTTGTGTTGGTCGTCGCGGTGCCGGGAGTCTCGACCTGGCTGCCCAATCTGGTGATGGGACCATGA
- a CDS encoding TRAP transporter small permease has product MSALDHRIGQLLRIIPITCLSLLFLLLFINVVARTFQLAGFAWFDEVVQGLFAWMVFIGAAALWRDKDHFQVHWLIDALPPAPSRLLRILIALISLCFLSAMTWYGASLTLDARALTPILDLPTSLFYAAIPISGAVMSIYACVDLFKLTTNKEINS; this is encoded by the coding sequence ATGAGCGCGCTGGATCACCGCATCGGTCAGCTTTTGCGGATCATCCCGATCACATGCCTTAGCCTGCTGTTCCTGCTGCTGTTCATCAACGTGGTCGCGCGGACCTTCCAGCTTGCTGGTTTCGCGTGGTTCGATGAGGTGGTGCAGGGCCTCTTTGCCTGGATGGTCTTTATCGGCGCCGCTGCCCTTTGGCGGGACAAGGATCATTTTCAGGTTCATTGGCTGATAGACGCCTTGCCACCAGCGCCCTCGCGCCTGCTGCGCATTTTGATTGCGCTCATCAGCCTGTGCTTCTTGTCCGCAATGACATGGTACGGCGCGTCCCTCACCCTTGATGCACGTGCGCTGACCCCGATTCTCGATCTGCCGACATCCTTGTTCTATGCCGCCATCCCCATCTCGGGCGCAGTGATGAGCATCTATGCCTGCGTCGATCTTTTCAAATTAACCACCAACAAGGAGATCAATTCATGA
- a CDS encoding NIPSNAP family protein produces MIYDHRTYTCHPGRIKKHMQLYADHGWEVQRKHLGEPAVYGAVETGDVNSYVHIWVYKDAADRSARRAALAADPDWQKFLKLSSESGNLASQVNTILTPAPFFEPK; encoded by the coding sequence ATGATCTATGATCACCGCACCTATACCTGCCATCCGGGCCGGATCAAAAAACACATGCAGCTCTATGCCGATCACGGCTGGGAAGTGCAGCGCAAGCATTTGGGTGAGCCCGCGGTCTATGGCGCGGTCGAAACCGGTGACGTTAATTCCTACGTTCATATCTGGGTCTACAAAGATGCGGCAGACCGCAGCGCCAGACGCGCCGCGCTGGCTGCGGACCCGGACTGGCAGAAGTTTCTTAAACTCAGCAGCGAAAGCGGCAATCTTGCCAGTCAGGTCAATACGATCCTGACCCCTGCCCCCTTCTTTGAGCCCAAATAA
- a CDS encoding helix-turn-helix domain-containing protein: MRQIRKARGWKLKDLADRTGLAVSTISKMERGEISLTYDRFMRLAQGLGMDVGELFDADAEGFSRGSVTITRAGEGPIHRSDTYDYEMIAGDLAGKHMIPMIGHVKANSFSTFEDFIAHPGEEFIHILKGEVTVYLKGRDPVVLYPGDNLYFDSGLGHAYVSTGATDAVLLGVCWKPG; the protein is encoded by the coding sequence GTGCGCCAAATTCGCAAGGCACGTGGCTGGAAACTCAAGGATTTAGCGGATCGCACGGGTCTGGCTGTTTCGACCATTTCCAAGATGGAACGCGGCGAAATTTCTTTGACTTATGACCGGTTCATGCGACTGGCGCAGGGGTTGGGCATGGACGTGGGCGAACTTTTCGACGCTGACGCCGAGGGGTTTTCGCGTGGTTCCGTGACCATCACCCGCGCGGGTGAGGGGCCGATTCACCGCTCTGACACTTATGACTACGAAATGATTGCCGGTGATTTGGCGGGCAAACACATGATCCCGATGATTGGCCATGTCAAAGCCAACAGTTTCTCGACCTTCGAAGATTTCATTGCGCATCCGGGGGAAGAGTTCATTCATATCCTCAAAGGCGAAGTGACCGTTTACCTCAAGGGGCGTGATCCTGTGGTGCTCTACCCCGGTGACAACCTCTATTTCGATTCCGGGCTTGGCCACGCCTATGTCTCCACAGGTGCAACCGATGCGGTTCTGCTGGGCGTTTGCTGGAAGCCGGGGTAG
- a CDS encoding NAD(P)/FAD-dependent oxidoreductase: MDQSFDFAVIGAGIAGASIAAELSAQARVVLIEMEAQPGYHTTGRSAAVFAPIYGPAPVRALTRASEPFFRTPPDGFAQEDLFAPRKILMMARADQEPSLDTLLSEVGAAASVSRLDEAALLEVNPLVRPGYAKWAMLDSNGQDIDVAALHQGYLRQFKTLGGTLLTRSELHSLTRSGASWELQLKTAAINAGVVVNAAGAWADVVGKMAGIAEIGLTPKRRTAAIIAAPQTLATDHLPITIDIDEQFYLKPDAGRLLISPADETPSAPCDAQPEEMDIAICVDRIETAFDVAVRRIENKWAGLRSFVQDKSPVAGYAEDAEGFYWLAGQGGYGIQSSPALARFAASQVLRRDVPQDIVDQGVRVQDLSPARLRVPA, encoded by the coding sequence ATGGACCAGAGTTTTGATTTTGCCGTGATCGGCGCGGGGATCGCAGGTGCTTCGATTGCGGCTGAATTGTCGGCGCAAGCCCGTGTCGTCCTGATCGAAATGGAAGCGCAACCGGGCTATCATACCACAGGCAGATCAGCGGCGGTTTTTGCACCTATCTATGGCCCGGCTCCGGTGCGGGCGCTGACCCGCGCGTCAGAGCCGTTTTTCCGCACCCCGCCCGACGGCTTTGCCCAGGAAGACCTGTTCGCGCCGCGCAAGATCCTGATGATGGCCCGTGCAGATCAGGAACCATCGCTCGACACACTTTTGTCCGAGGTGGGCGCCGCCGCCTCCGTATCGCGACTGGACGAAGCTGCTTTGCTTGAAGTCAATCCACTGGTGCGACCGGGCTATGCCAAATGGGCGATGCTGGACAGCAACGGTCAGGACATAGACGTGGCCGCGCTGCACCAGGGGTATCTGAGACAGTTCAAGACCTTGGGCGGTACACTTCTGACCCGGAGTGAATTGCATTCCCTTACGCGCAGCGGCGCAAGCTGGGAATTGCAACTGAAAACCGCGGCCATAAACGCTGGGGTGGTGGTAAACGCAGCCGGCGCTTGGGCTGATGTGGTTGGCAAAATGGCGGGCATCGCGGAAATTGGCCTGACACCGAAACGCCGCACCGCCGCAATCATCGCAGCGCCGCAAACACTGGCGACAGATCACCTGCCGATCACCATCGACATCGACGAACAGTTTTACCTGAAACCCGATGCCGGGCGTTTGCTGATCTCTCCTGCAGACGAAACGCCTTCTGCCCCCTGTGATGCCCAACCGGAGGAAATGGATATCGCGATCTGCGTCGACCGGATTGAAACGGCTTTTGACGTTGCCGTGCGCCGCATTGAAAACAAGTGGGCAGGTCTGCGCAGCTTTGTTCAGGACAAATCACCCGTTGCTGGATACGCCGAAGATGCAGAAGGGTTCTATTGGCTTGCCGGTCAAGGCGGCTACGGCATTCAATCATCGCCAGCACTGGCACGTTTTGCAGCCTCTCAGGTGCTGCGGCGCGATGTGCCACAAGACATCGTTGATCAAGGGGTTCGCGTGCAAGATCTGTCGCCCGCACGGCTGAGGGTTCCGGCTTGA